The genomic region GCGACGGTGATGCCCACCCAGAAGCTCTCGATGGAGTTGCCCAGGTTGACCAGCGAGCCACGCATCTGGGTCGCCAGGTCCTTCAGCCCGGTCAGCCCGCTGACCTGGGTCGGGATGGTCAGTCGATAGGCCTCAGCGGCCCTGCCTTCCCACTCCAGGGTGGTGTCCATCTTGCCCGGGTCGATCGCGCCCGCCACGTCGTTCAGCTTGCCCGCGATGTCCTTCGACCACTGCTCAGCGGCCTCTCTCACCCGGTCGGCATCGCCCCGGTCACCGAGCAGGTCCTCGAGCTGCTTTCCCAGTTCCAGGCTGTTCCGGGTCACTGCCTCCACCAGGAGGTCGATGCGCGGGATGACCCAGCGCAGCGGCTCCGGCACCGAGTTGACCGCCTGGTTCACCTGGTCGAAGAACTTCCGCATGCGTTCGTCAACCTCGCGCAGGCGCTCATTGGCCCGCTGCACGGCTTCGCTCACAGCTTCCCCTACTTCGTGGTGTTCTTCAGCGTGTGCAGGCTGGCTTCTTCCTCGCGCTCATAGGTGTCCGCGGCCTGCCACAGGGTCTGGCTGATGAGCCGGAAGGTCTCCATCGCCTTGCCGATCATGTCGTCCATGGTCGTGCGCGCCTGGAGGTAGGTCTGGTCCAGTCCGGCCTTGACCGCCCACTTGGACAGTTCCGGCGGGCCGAGGTGCAGGCCGTCCAGTGCCCGGCGCGGCTGCTCCAGGGCGTCCGCCGCCTCGTCCCAGCGGACGGCGTCGGCGCGCAGGGCCTCGTAGGCCGCGGAAAGGTCGGTCATGACAGCCCCAATCGGCGCAACAGCAGGTTCGGGTCACTCACCAGCCCGGTCAGTTCGGTGATCGCCGGGCTGGTCGGCCACCGGGTCAGCTCCGGGTCGGGGGTGCTCCGGCGGCGCAGTTCCCGCAGCACCTCGGTCAGCTCGCCCTCGATCTCGGGGTTGCGCGCCGAGTCAGCCCAATACGGGTCCACCGTCAACGTGCTGACCTGCCCGTTCATCGCGCTGCCGCGCACGTGCCCGCCCGCGCTCCCAACCTCGATCGGTTGGTTCAGCACCGCGTCCAGGCGATCGGTCAGCGTCGCCAGTTCGGCGCCCACTGCGTCCATCAACCGGAACGCCGCCTCGGTGGTGAGCGGCGTGGTTTCCGGCTGTGCGGTCGGCGTCGGCCAGGGTGGGACATCGGCCTGCTCGGTCTGCTCGACCTGCCTGGCCAGTGCCTGCATCACCGCGTTGTTCGCCGCGGTCAGCACGCTGCCCTGCAACGCCCGCGGATCCACCGAGCGGCGCCAGTCCGCGGCCAGCCGGACCGACAGCACCTCGCCCATCGGCCCGACCGACACCGTCACCACCCGGTCGGCGTCCTGTCCGGTGATCCCGTCCGGCTCTGCCGCGCTCGGCTCCGGCGTGACCGGGCGCTTGGGCGCCGGTTCCCAGTCGTCGGCGTCCTCGAAGCCCCAGCGTTCAACGTCACTCATCCGCATTCCCCCCTCTGGAATGAAATCAGCAACCAGGAAACTACACACCGAAGGCCGGGTCCACCGCGTGGTGAACCCGGCCCTCGGCCCCAGGGCGACGCTAGGAAGTCGTCTCCGCCTTCGCCTTCTGCTCGGCGGCCTTCTTCTCGGCGGCCTCGCCGTTCTCCACCTTCATCAGCTCGTCCATGTCCACCAGCGACGGGTCGTTGAGCACCCGGTCCAGCTGTTCCCGGTCCAGCGAGTTCTGCCACTTCGCGATGACCAGGGTGCCCACGCCGTTGCCGATCAGGTTGGTCAGGGCTCTGGCCTCGGACATGAAGCGGTCGATGCCGGCGATCAGCGCGATGCCGATGCTGGCCTCGGGGATGACGTTCTGGAAGGCCACCAGGGAGGCGGCCAGGGTGACCAGGCCGGCTCCGGTGACGCCCGCGGCGCCCTTGCTGGAGAGCAGCATGAACAGCAGCAGGCCGATCTGGGTCCACAGTGGCAGGTGGGCGCCGGTGGCCTGGGCGATGAACAGCGCGCCCATGGTCAGGTAGATGCAGGTGCCGTCCAGGTTGAACGAGTAGCCGGTGGGGATGGTCAGGCCGACCACCGACTTCTGCGCGCCCGCGGCCTCCAGCTTCACCAGCATCCGCGGCAGCACCGCCTCGCTGGAGGAGGTGCCGAGCACGATCAGCAGCTCGTCCTTGATGAAGCGGATGAACTTGAAGATGTTGAACCCGGCCAGCTTCGCCACCCCGCCGAGCACCAGGATGACGAACAGCACGCAGGTCAGGTAGAAGGCGATCATCAGGAACGCCAGCGAGGACAACACCTTCGCGCCGTTGGTGCCGATCGTGTAGGCCATGCCGCCGAAGGCGCCGATCGGCGCCGCGTACATGACGATCTTGATGACCCCGAACATGATCTTGGCGATGGTGTCCAGCGCCTGCAACGGCTTGGCGCCGCGCTCGCCCATCATGCCGATGGCGACCGCGACCAGCACCGCCAGCACCAGCACCTGGATCAGCTGCCCGCTGGTGAACGCGCCGACGAAGGACTCCGGGACCAGGTGCAGGATGAACGCGGTGAAGCCCTCGGCGCCGGCGGCCTTCTTCTGCGCGTCCGCGCCTGCCTTGAGGTCCGCGGCGCTGGGCTGCATGTCCAGGCCGACGCCCGGCTGCAGGATGTTCACCACGATCATGCCGATGACCAGGGCGATCAGCGTCATCACGATGAAGTACAGGATGGTGCGCAGGGCGAGCCCGCCGGCCTTGGCGAGGTTGCCCAGCCCCGCGATGCCGACGACGATGGTGCAGAAGATCGTGGGCGCGATGACCATCTTCACCAGGTTGATGAACAGGTCCGCGAGCCACTTCAGCCCGGCTGCCTGAACAGGGAACAGGATCCCGACCAGGATTCCTGCCGCGATCGAGACCAGCACCCAGAAGTACAGGTGCCGGTAGATCGGCTTACGCGTTCGCCCCCCAGCAGCGGTCGTTGCCAACATGTCCTCCTCGACAGTGATCCGTGGTCCGGGCGAATGCTCGTGACCGGAGAAGTTCACCGGCAAGCGACCCGGGCGAAACTTGAGACTGTCCTGACAAAAGCGCCGGCATGGTGACAGGGCCGTTACCGGAACAGGGCCTCGATGTTGTTCCGGTGTGCGTGTCATCCGGACGGACTAGCCTGGCACCATGCCGCCGACCGCGCTGACTCGACGCGCGCTGTTGCTGGGCGGGGCTGGCACCGCGGTGACCGCCGCCCTGGGCAGCTGCACGACGGGGCAGCTGCCCGTCCTGCCCGAGCTGGTGCTGGCCACCGGGCCGCCCGGCGCGGTGTACCGGGAGATCGGCGGGGCGCTGGCCGAGGAGCTGCGCAAGCACCTGCGGGGCACCGCGGTGCGCACCCGGCCGACCGGGGCCTCGGTGGAGAACCTGATGCTGCTCGGCTCGGGCCAGGCCCAGCTCGGGTTCGTCTCCCTGGACGCGATGCTGGCCAGGCAGAACAGCCCGGTGGAGGGCGTGAGCGCGATCGGGCGGCTCTACGACAGCTTCCTGCACCTGGTGGTGCTGGACAGCTCGCCGATCAAGACCACCAGGGACCTGGCCGGGCGGCGGATCGCGGTGGGCGCGGCCGGGTCCGGCACCGAGTACACGGTGGAGAAGCTGCGCCGGATCGCCGGGCTGAGCTTCAACGAGGTGCGGCTGTCCCAGGCCGAGGCGGCCAAGCAGCTGGAGGAGGGCGGGATCGACGCTTTCTTCACCCTCACCGGCATCCCCACCCCGGCGATCAGCGACCTGCTGCGGCGGCAGGTGCCGATCCGCATGGTCGAGCTCGCCGAGCAGGCGCAGGCGCTGGCCAGCGGCGACTCCTCGGCCTACATGCCGGCCACCATCCCGAAGCCGACCTACGGCTACCTGCTGCCCTACCGCACGGTGTCGGTGCCCAACCTGCTCATCGTCAGGGACGACCTGCCGGTCGAGGTGGTCAAGATCGTGACGAACACGGTGTTCGCCGAGTCGGACGCGATCGCGGTCAACCACCCGGAGGCGCGGCGGATCAACCGCAGCACCGGGATCGCCACCGGGCCGGTGCCGCTGCACCCGGGGGCGGCGGCCTGGTTCCGGGAGTACAAGCGGCTGGTGTGAGGTCCGGGCTCAGACGCCGGCGGGCGGGTCCTTGGCCTCGGGCTGTTCGGCCACGGGTGGGCGGGACAGGTGCTTGCGTTCCTCGTCGGGGCGGCCGTCGGCCTCGTCGGTGGGGTCGAACAGCTGCTCGGCGGGCGCGACCGGCAGCCGGATCGCCACGTCCAGTCCGTGCGGGTGCGCCTGGTGCAGCCGGAACTCGCCGCCGGCCGAGGTGACCAGCTCGCTGCAGATGGCCAGGCCGAGGCCGGTGCCGGAGATGTTCTGGTGCTTGGGCGAGCGCCAGAACCGGTGCAGCGCCACCGAGAGCTCCGCCTCGTCCAGGCCGACGCCGTCGTCGATGACGTGCAGCTCGACGTGCCCGTCCTCGACGCTGTCCTCCGGCTCCTCGTGCCGGGCCCACACCCGCACCCTGGTGCCGCCGGAGAGCCGGATCGCGTTGCCCACCAGCTCGTCCAGCACGCTGCCCAGGCCGCCGGGCGGTTCCAGCACGCGCAGGCCCTCGGGGATGTCCAGGCGCAGCCGGATCGCGGCCCGCTGCGCGTTGGCCTGCCAGGCCGGTTCGTGCGCGGCGACCAGCTCGTCCAGCTCGACCGGTTCGGCGGCCGCGGCGCTGTCCAGCCGGGTGGCGGCCAGCAGCGCGTCCAGCACCCGGCCCATCTCCTCGGCCTCCTCCACGGCCAGCTGGTGGGCCTGCCGCGCCGGTTCGTCCGGCAGGTGCGGCGCCAGGTTCTCCACCGCGAGGCGGAGACTGGCCAGCGGGTTGCGCAGCTGGTGGGAGGCGTCGGCGACGAAGTCGCGCTGACGGCGCAGCGCGCGGCCGACCACGTCCACCATGGTGTTGAAGGAGCTGGCCAGGGTGCGCAGCTCGGGTGGCCCGTGCACGTCGGCGCGGGCGTCCAGGCGGCCGCTGGCCACCCGGGAGGTGACCTCGTCCAGGCGGCGGATCGGGCGCAGGATCCAGCGGGAGACCGGCCAGGCGGCCCCGATCAGCGCGAGCAGCGGGACCAGGCCGTTGAGCGCGAGCAGCAGCCAGGAGTTGAGCACCTGGGCGCGCAGGCCGTCCGAGGGCGAGATGGTGACCACGGCGGCCACCACCTGGCTGTCCCGGCCCACCGGTTCGACCACGACCAGCGGGTTGGTCTCCCACGGCCACACCACGCGCGGCGGGTTGGGCCGGTACCCGGCGAAGGCCACGGCCAGGCCCTCGCGCACGCCGGGGGTGTTCAGGTCGGCCGAGGCGTCCGAGGGCAGGATGATGTTGCCGCCCGGGTCGACCAGCACGGCGGGGATGTCGTAGAGCCGGTGGTAGCGGGTCAGCTCCTCGGCCAGCGGGGTGGTGCGGTCCAGCGCGAGGGCGTTCTCGGCCAGCGCGGCGAACCGGCTGGCGTCGCTGAGCCGGTCCAGGTAGACGGACTGGGTCTCGCCCTGGCCGACCGCGGCGGCCAGCGGCACGCCGAAGGCGGCCGCCATCGCCACCAGCAGCGGCACCAGCACCGCGAGCAGCCTGCGGAGCACCCCGGCCGCCCTACCGGGCCATCCGGTAGCCCACGCCGCGCACGGTCTCGATGCGCACGAACGGGCCGAGCTTGCCGCGCAGGGTGGCGATGTGGGTGTCCAGGCTGCGCGAGCGGGCCTCCCAGCTGGCGTGCCACACCTGGTCCAGGATGCGGTCCCGGCTGACCACGCTGCCCGGGCGCGCGGCGAGCAGGGCGAGCACGTCGAACTCCTTGCGGGTCAGCGTGATCTGCTCGCCGGAGACGGTGGCGGTGCGCGAGCCGAGGTCGAGCCGGAGCGGGCCGACCTCCATCACCTCGTGCTCCTCGCTGTCCGCGCGGGCGGCCCGGGTGCGGCGCAGCACGGCCTCGATCCGGGCCAGCAACTCAGCGGTGCCGAAGGGCTTGACCACGTAGTCGTCGGCGCCGCTGCGCAGGCCGAGCACGCGTTCCCGCTCCTCGCTGCGCGCGGTGACCGCGATGACCGCGGTGCCCTCGCGTTGCCGGAGCTTGCGCAGCACGTCCAGCCCGTCGGCGTCGGGCAGTCCGAGGTCGAGCAGCACCACGTCGGCCGGGGCGGCCTGGAGCGCCGCGGCCGCGGTGGCGGCGCGGAGGACTTCGTAGCCGGCGTGCTGCAACGCGGTCACCAACCCGCGCGCCACCCGGTCGTCGTCCTCCACTACGAGGATGCGCATGAGGGTCGATACTAGGGCGCGGCGGGCGGGACTGATGGCCACTGGGCCGCCGAGATCGACTTCCGCATGGCAGAATTCGAGGCGCCGGCAGTGCACCAGGCCACCGGAGTTGGTTTCAACACGCCTGGAGGCGGCCATGGTGATCCGCAAGACCGACGCGGAGATCGACCAGATGGCCAAGGCGGGAGCAATCCTTGCCGAGGTCCACGAAGAACTACGAGCAGCCCTGCGCCCCGGTAGAACCACCGCTGACCTGGACCGCGTCGCCGCCGAGGCGATCGAGCGCCGAGGCGGCAAACCCGGCTTCTTCGGCTACAACGGCTACCCCGCCGTCATCAACGCCTCCCTGGGCGAGCAGATCGTGCACGGCATCCCGTCCCGCCAGACCCGCCTGCGCGAAGGCGACATCCTCAGCCTGGACTGCGGCGTCCTGTGGAACGGCTTCCACTCCGACGCGGCCTGCACCT from Crossiella sp. CA-258035 harbors:
- the dctA gene encoding C4-dicarboxylate transporter DctA; the protein is MLATTAAGGRTRKPIYRHLYFWVLVSIAAGILVGILFPVQAAGLKWLADLFINLVKMVIAPTIFCTIVVGIAGLGNLAKAGGLALRTILYFIVMTLIALVIGMIVVNILQPGVGLDMQPSAADLKAGADAQKKAAGAEGFTAFILHLVPESFVGAFTSGQLIQVLVLAVLVAVAIGMMGERGAKPLQALDTIAKIMFGVIKIVMYAAPIGAFGGMAYTIGTNGAKVLSSLAFLMIAFYLTCVLFVILVLGGVAKLAGFNIFKFIRFIKDELLIVLGTSSSEAVLPRMLVKLEAAGAQKSVVGLTIPTGYSFNLDGTCIYLTMGALFIAQATGAHLPLWTQIGLLLFMLLSSKGAAGVTGAGLVTLAASLVAFQNVIPEASIGIALIAGIDRFMSEARALTNLIGNGVGTLVIAKWQNSLDREQLDRVLNDPSLVDMDELMKVENGEAAEKKAAEQKAKAETTS
- a CDS encoding TAXI family TRAP transporter solute-binding subunit: MPPTALTRRALLLGGAGTAVTAALGSCTTGQLPVLPELVLATGPPGAVYREIGGALAEELRKHLRGTAVRTRPTGASVENLMLLGSGQAQLGFVSLDAMLARQNSPVEGVSAIGRLYDSFLHLVVLDSSPIKTTRDLAGRRIAVGAAGSGTEYTVEKLRRIAGLSFNEVRLSQAEAAKQLEEGGIDAFFTLTGIPTPAISDLLRRQVPIRMVELAEQAQALASGDSSAYMPATIPKPTYGYLLPYRTVSVPNLLIVRDDLPVEVVKIVTNTVFAESDAIAVNHPEARRINRSTGIATGPVPLHPGAAAWFREYKRLV
- a CDS encoding HAMP domain-containing sensor histidine kinase, whose product is MLRRLLAVLVPLLVAMAAAFGVPLAAAVGQGETQSVYLDRLSDASRFAALAENALALDRTTPLAEELTRYHRLYDIPAVLVDPGGNIILPSDASADLNTPGVREGLAVAFAGYRPNPPRVVWPWETNPLVVVEPVGRDSQVVAAVVTISPSDGLRAQVLNSWLLLALNGLVPLLALIGAAWPVSRWILRPIRRLDEVTSRVASGRLDARADVHGPPELRTLASSFNTMVDVVGRALRRQRDFVADASHQLRNPLASLRLAVENLAPHLPDEPARQAHQLAVEEAEEMGRVLDALLAATRLDSAAAAEPVELDELVAAHEPAWQANAQRAAIRLRLDIPEGLRVLEPPGGLGSVLDELVGNAIRLSGGTRVRVWARHEEPEDSVEDGHVELHVIDDGVGLDEAELSVALHRFWRSPKHQNISGTGLGLAICSELVTSAGGEFRLHQAHPHGLDVAIRLPVAPAEQLFDPTDEADGRPDEERKHLSRPPVAEQPEAKDPPAGV
- a CDS encoding YbaB/EbfC family nucleoid-associated protein, with the translated sequence MSDVERWGFEDADDWEPAPKRPVTPEPSAAEPDGITGQDADRVVTVSVGPMGEVLSVRLAADWRRSVDPRALQGSVLTAANNAVMQALARQVEQTEQADVPPWPTPTAQPETTPLTTEAAFRLMDAVGAELATLTDRLDAVLNQPIEVGSAGGHVRGSAMNGQVSTLTVDPYWADSARNPEIEGELTEVLRELRRRSTPDPELTRWPTSPAITELTGLVSDPNLLLRRLGLS
- a CDS encoding response regulator transcription factor yields the protein MRILVVEDDDRVARGLVTALQHAGYEVLRAATAAAALQAAPADVVLLDLGLPDADGLDVLRKLRQREGTAVIAVTARSEERERVLGLRSGADDYVVKPFGTAELLARIEAVLRRTRAARADSEEHEVMEVGPLRLDLGSRTATVSGEQITLTRKEFDVLALLAARPGSVVSRDRILDQVWHASWEARSRSLDTHIATLRGKLGPFVRIETVRGVGYRMAR